In Musa acuminata AAA Group cultivar baxijiao chromosome BXJ2-8, Cavendish_Baxijiao_AAA, whole genome shotgun sequence, one genomic interval encodes:
- the LOC103994696 gene encoding acyl transferase 4-like, translating to MGFAVTMLAAGLVAPCEHTPSATLTLSSVDHALGLRFSLEMMSAYGHGVEAARLIRGALSRALVPYYPIAGRLVTSGEGELEVACTGDGVWFVEAMAHCSLIDLKNLEFPLLIPKEELLPSPPPCINPEEMILMMQVTQFDCGGFAVGVKFSHMVFDGVGAGQFLKAVGEIAGGLSRPTVEPIWFRDAIPAPPRIPRQPPTITFDCVPSLFDFPQLTINNIKEAFMRETAYRCTTFEAVAAVLWQCRTRAINLHRHADVHLVFSANVRPLLRQLLPPQRGYYGNCVYCLNVTSSSDKIKHALLTEIVSLIRDAKASLAAKFSDWAMGNVEEDPYNVPIGYDVLNLSDWRSVGFFEVDYGWGTPHCVAPLNDHLFFAGGILLKRPSPEQGLRFRGEVVTEEHQESFVNELKRFTESCGHKH from the exons ATGGGATTCGCCGTCACCATGTTAGCCGCGGGACTCGTCGCCCCCTGCGAGCACACCCCCTCCGCCACTCTCACCCTCTCTTCCGTGGATCACGCACTGGGGTTGCGGTTTTCCCTGGAGATGATGTCGGCGTACGGCCATGGCGTGGAGGCTGCACGCCTCATCAGAGGAGCCTTGTCCCGGGCTCTGGTGCCTTACTACCCCATCGCAGGCCGGCTGGTGACGTCGGGCGAAGGAGAGCTCGAGGTCGCCTGCACCGGCGACGGCGTGTGGTTCGTGGAGGCGATGGCTCACTGCAGTCTCATTGATCTCAAGAACCTCGAGTTCCCTCTCTTGATCCCTAAAGAGGAGCTGCTTCCAAGTCCTCCACCCTGCATCAACCCGGAGGAGATGATATTGATGATGCAG GTAACGCAGTTCGACTGCGGTGGATTTGCAGTGGGAGTCAAGTTCAGCCACATGGTGTTCGACGGCGTCGGCGCGGGCCAGTTCCTGAAGGCAGTGGGAGAGATCGCCGGCGGGCTTTCTCGCCCCACCGTGGAGCCGATCTGGTTCAGAGACGCCATCCCCGCTCCACCGAGGATCCCGCGGCAACCTCCCACGATCACGTTCGACTGCGTGCCGTCCCTGTTCGACTTCCCGCAGCTCACCATCAACAACATCAAAGAGGCGTTCATGAGAGAGACGGCTTACAGGTGCACGACCTTCGAAGCGGTCGCCGCGGTTCTGTGGCAGTGCCGGACCCGAGCGATCAATCTGCATCGCCACGCCGACGTCCACCTCGTCTTTTCCGCAAACGTTCGTCCGCTCCTGCGCCAGCTGCTGCCGCCACAGCGAGGCTACTACGGCAACTGCGTCTACTGTTTGAATGTGACATCGAGTAGCGATAAGATCAAGCACGCGCTCCTCACCGAGATCGTGAGCTTGATCAGGGACGCCAAAGCAAGTTTGGCGGCCAAATTCTCGGACTGGGCGATGGGGAACGTCGAGGAAGACCCCTACAATGTTCCCATCGGCTACGACGTGCTGAATCTGTCGGACTGGCGATCGGTGGGGTTCTTCGAGGTGGACTACGGGTGGGGGACGCCGCACTGCGTTGCTCCTCTCAACGACCATCTCTTCTTCGCCGGCGGCATCCTTCTGAAGCGGCCTTCGCCGGAGCAAGGGCTGCGGTTTAGGGGAGAGGTGGTGACGGAGGAGCACCAAGAAAGCTTCGTCAACGAACTCAAGCGGTTCACAGAGAGCTGTGGTCACAAGCATTAG
- the LOC103994695 gene encoding kinesin-like protein KIN-13B isoform X1: MNGAAVGGRQMQQRAGNQLHQRQYSSDHFFPDAGNGGGGSKWLQPGGVAYSQQVDYSRMLRSMHKGMSGEFSMSGEPLTPPLTSRSSSQRKNGEQVSPSELSPGILDLHSFDTELLPEQVTGAGFGAGPLGYGRNMDELETNFSSNKPMSRNLGPSENTLLKSFSVDKEKTSAVAKIKVVVRKRPLNKKEIAKKEDDIITIVPSTNSLTVHETKLKVDLTEYLEKHEFVFDAVLDENVSNEEVYHETVEPVIPAIFQRTKATCFAYGQTGSGKTYTMQPLPLKASQDILRHMHHTYRNQGFHLYVSFFEIYGGKLFDLLNDRRKLCMREDGKQKVCIVGLQEYRVSSLDTIKDLIEKGNATRSTGTTGANEESSRSHAILQLAIKKTVDGSESKPARIVGKLSFIDLAGSERGADTTDNDKQTRIEGAEINKSLLALKECIRALDNDQVHIPFRGSKLTEVLRDSFVGDSRTVMISCVSPNSGSCEHTLNTLRYADRVKSLSKGNSKKDLSSATLNVKESVSAPISFSRFEVNSGDTGEDQKPGWSKQVEKEAFLSYNSVSSGREEDQVISSHAKHFRANSRSSSTAEVFDYFEEVYEPDKSSWRKGKAEAYSAVAADGKTRRVDSLAKRRESHNEDANCFDSDDDLNELLKEEEDLVMAHRRQVEETLNIVREEMRLLDEADQPGNQLDEYVSRLNAVLSQKAAGIVNLQTRLAHFQQHLTEKHVLVSSLRP, from the exons ATGAATGGCGCCGCCGTCGGGGGGAGGCAGATGCAGCAGCGGGCCGGGAACCAGCTCCACCAGCGGCAGTACTCGTCCGACCACTTCTTCCCCGACGCCGGAAACGGCGGTGGTGGCAGCAAGTGGCTCCAGCCGGGCGGAGTAGCGTATTCTCAGCAG GTGGACTACTCGAGGATGCTGAGGAGCATGCACAAGGGAATGAGCGGGGAATTCTCGATGTCGGGGGAGCCGCTAACGCCGCCTTTGACTTCACGGTCCTCCAGCCAGAGGAAGAATGGGGAGCAAGTGTCGCCGAGTGAGCTCAGCCCGGGGATCTTGGATCTCCACTCCTTTGACACTGAGCTTCTCCCTGAa CAGGTGACAGGCGCTGGATTCGGTGCAGGCCCACTTGGTTATGGTAGAAACATGGATGAATTAGAGACGAACTTTTCCAGTAACAAGCCTATGAGTCGGAATTTAGGGCCATCTGAAAACACTCTCTTGAAAAGTTTCTCGGTTGATAAAGAAAAAACGAGTGCTGTTGCCAAGATCAAAGTAGTG GTCAGAAAGAGACCTCTTAACAAAAAGGAAATAGCAAAGAAGGAGGATGATATCATCACAATAGTACCAAGTACCAACTCTCTAACTGTTCATGAGACAAAACTCAAG GTTGACCTCACTGAGTATCTTGAGAAGCATGAATTTGTGTTTGATGCTGTTTTGGATGAAAATGTCTCAAATGAAGAA GTATATCATGAAACTGTTGAACCCGTTATCCCTGCCATCTTTCAACGTACAAAGGCAACTTGTTTTGCTTATGGACAAACAG GTAGTGGAAAGACATACACCATGCAACCGCTACCACTTAAAGCATCACAAGACATTCTGAGGCATATGCATCATACATATAGAAATCAAGGGTTTCATTTGTATGTCAGCTTCTTTGAGATATATGGAGGAAAGCTTTTTGATTTGCTAAATGATCGGAG GAAGCTTTGTATGAGAGAGGATGGAAAGCAGAAAGTTTGCATTGTTGGTCTGCAAGAATATAGAGTGTCAAGTCTTGACACCATAAAGGATCTCATTGAAAAAGGAAATGCAACAAGGAGTACTGGCACAACTGGCGCAAATGAGGAATCATCACGTTCTCATGCGATACTCCAACTTGCTATCAAAAAGACAGTAGATGGCAGTGAATCTAAGCCTGCTCGAATAGTTGGCAAGCTCTCATTCATAGACCTTGCCGGAAGTGAGCGTGGTGCAGATACTACAGATAATGACAAGCAAACAAG AATAGAAGGTGCTGAGATCAACAAAAGTTTGCTTGCCTTGAAAGAGTGCATTCGGGCCCTTGACAATGACCAGGTTCATATTCCTTTCAGAGGGAGTAAATTGACTGAAGTTCTAAGGGATTCATTTGTTGGTGATTCACGCACTGTAATGATCTCATGCGTTTCTCCAAATTCTGGCTCATGTGAACACACTTTGAACACTCTCAGATATGCCGACAG GGTGAAGAGTCTTTCTAAAGGGAACAGCAAGAAGGACCTCTCATCTGCAACACTAAATGTAAAAGAATCAGTTTCTGCTCCCATATCTTTCTCCAGATTTGAGGTTAACAGTGGTGATACCGGTGAGGACCAAAAACCTGGATGGTCCAAACAAGTTGAAAAGGAAGCCTTTTTGTCTTACAACAGTGTTTCCAGCGGGAGAGAAGAGGACCAAGTAATATCTTCACATGCTAAGCATTTTCGGGCAAATAGTAGAAGTTCCTCGACTGCAGAGGTGTTTGATTACTTCGAGGAGGTATACGAGCCAGACAAATCATCTTGGAGAAAAGGAAAGGCAGAGGCATATTCAGCTGTAGCTGCGGACGGGAAGACAAGGAGAGTTGACTCTCTTGCAAAACGAAGAGAAAGTCATAATGAAGATGCCAATTGTTTCGATTCCGATGATGACCTAAATGAGCTTTTGAAG GAAGAGGAGGATTTGGTGATGGCCCATCGGAGACAAGTGGAGGAGACATTAAACATTGTTAGAGAG GAAATGAGACTTTTGGATGAAGCAGACCAACCTGGTAATCAGCTAGATGAATACGTATCTAGATTGAATGCCGTACTCTCCCAGAAGGCTGCAGGAATCGTAAATTTGCAGACTCGATTGGCTCATTTCCAGCAACATTTGACCGAGAAGCACGTTCTTGTTTCTTCCCTCCGCCCTTGA
- the LOC103994695 gene encoding kinesin-like protein KIN-13B isoform X2, translated as MNGAAVGGRQMQQRAGNQLHQRQYSSDHFFPDAGNGGGGSKWLQPGGVAYSQQVDYSRMLRSMHKGMSGEFSMSGEPLTPPLTSRSSSQRKNGEQVSPSELSPGILDLHSFDTELLPEVTGAGFGAGPLGYGRNMDELETNFSSNKPMSRNLGPSENTLLKSFSVDKEKTSAVAKIKVVVRKRPLNKKEIAKKEDDIITIVPSTNSLTVHETKLKVDLTEYLEKHEFVFDAVLDENVSNEEVYHETVEPVIPAIFQRTKATCFAYGQTGSGKTYTMQPLPLKASQDILRHMHHTYRNQGFHLYVSFFEIYGGKLFDLLNDRRKLCMREDGKQKVCIVGLQEYRVSSLDTIKDLIEKGNATRSTGTTGANEESSRSHAILQLAIKKTVDGSESKPARIVGKLSFIDLAGSERGADTTDNDKQTRIEGAEINKSLLALKECIRALDNDQVHIPFRGSKLTEVLRDSFVGDSRTVMISCVSPNSGSCEHTLNTLRYADRVKSLSKGNSKKDLSSATLNVKESVSAPISFSRFEVNSGDTGEDQKPGWSKQVEKEAFLSYNSVSSGREEDQVISSHAKHFRANSRSSSTAEVFDYFEEVYEPDKSSWRKGKAEAYSAVAADGKTRRVDSLAKRRESHNEDANCFDSDDDLNELLKEEEDLVMAHRRQVEETLNIVREEMRLLDEADQPGNQLDEYVSRLNAVLSQKAAGIVNLQTRLAHFQQHLTEKHVLVSSLRP; from the exons ATGAATGGCGCCGCCGTCGGGGGGAGGCAGATGCAGCAGCGGGCCGGGAACCAGCTCCACCAGCGGCAGTACTCGTCCGACCACTTCTTCCCCGACGCCGGAAACGGCGGTGGTGGCAGCAAGTGGCTCCAGCCGGGCGGAGTAGCGTATTCTCAGCAG GTGGACTACTCGAGGATGCTGAGGAGCATGCACAAGGGAATGAGCGGGGAATTCTCGATGTCGGGGGAGCCGCTAACGCCGCCTTTGACTTCACGGTCCTCCAGCCAGAGGAAGAATGGGGAGCAAGTGTCGCCGAGTGAGCTCAGCCCGGGGATCTTGGATCTCCACTCCTTTGACACTGAGCTTCTCCCTGAa GTGACAGGCGCTGGATTCGGTGCAGGCCCACTTGGTTATGGTAGAAACATGGATGAATTAGAGACGAACTTTTCCAGTAACAAGCCTATGAGTCGGAATTTAGGGCCATCTGAAAACACTCTCTTGAAAAGTTTCTCGGTTGATAAAGAAAAAACGAGTGCTGTTGCCAAGATCAAAGTAGTG GTCAGAAAGAGACCTCTTAACAAAAAGGAAATAGCAAAGAAGGAGGATGATATCATCACAATAGTACCAAGTACCAACTCTCTAACTGTTCATGAGACAAAACTCAAG GTTGACCTCACTGAGTATCTTGAGAAGCATGAATTTGTGTTTGATGCTGTTTTGGATGAAAATGTCTCAAATGAAGAA GTATATCATGAAACTGTTGAACCCGTTATCCCTGCCATCTTTCAACGTACAAAGGCAACTTGTTTTGCTTATGGACAAACAG GTAGTGGAAAGACATACACCATGCAACCGCTACCACTTAAAGCATCACAAGACATTCTGAGGCATATGCATCATACATATAGAAATCAAGGGTTTCATTTGTATGTCAGCTTCTTTGAGATATATGGAGGAAAGCTTTTTGATTTGCTAAATGATCGGAG GAAGCTTTGTATGAGAGAGGATGGAAAGCAGAAAGTTTGCATTGTTGGTCTGCAAGAATATAGAGTGTCAAGTCTTGACACCATAAAGGATCTCATTGAAAAAGGAAATGCAACAAGGAGTACTGGCACAACTGGCGCAAATGAGGAATCATCACGTTCTCATGCGATACTCCAACTTGCTATCAAAAAGACAGTAGATGGCAGTGAATCTAAGCCTGCTCGAATAGTTGGCAAGCTCTCATTCATAGACCTTGCCGGAAGTGAGCGTGGTGCAGATACTACAGATAATGACAAGCAAACAAG AATAGAAGGTGCTGAGATCAACAAAAGTTTGCTTGCCTTGAAAGAGTGCATTCGGGCCCTTGACAATGACCAGGTTCATATTCCTTTCAGAGGGAGTAAATTGACTGAAGTTCTAAGGGATTCATTTGTTGGTGATTCACGCACTGTAATGATCTCATGCGTTTCTCCAAATTCTGGCTCATGTGAACACACTTTGAACACTCTCAGATATGCCGACAG GGTGAAGAGTCTTTCTAAAGGGAACAGCAAGAAGGACCTCTCATCTGCAACACTAAATGTAAAAGAATCAGTTTCTGCTCCCATATCTTTCTCCAGATTTGAGGTTAACAGTGGTGATACCGGTGAGGACCAAAAACCTGGATGGTCCAAACAAGTTGAAAAGGAAGCCTTTTTGTCTTACAACAGTGTTTCCAGCGGGAGAGAAGAGGACCAAGTAATATCTTCACATGCTAAGCATTTTCGGGCAAATAGTAGAAGTTCCTCGACTGCAGAGGTGTTTGATTACTTCGAGGAGGTATACGAGCCAGACAAATCATCTTGGAGAAAAGGAAAGGCAGAGGCATATTCAGCTGTAGCTGCGGACGGGAAGACAAGGAGAGTTGACTCTCTTGCAAAACGAAGAGAAAGTCATAATGAAGATGCCAATTGTTTCGATTCCGATGATGACCTAAATGAGCTTTTGAAG GAAGAGGAGGATTTGGTGATGGCCCATCGGAGACAAGTGGAGGAGACATTAAACATTGTTAGAGAG GAAATGAGACTTTTGGATGAAGCAGACCAACCTGGTAATCAGCTAGATGAATACGTATCTAGATTGAATGCCGTACTCTCCCAGAAGGCTGCAGGAATCGTAAATTTGCAGACTCGATTGGCTCATTTCCAGCAACATTTGACCGAGAAGCACGTTCTTGTTTCTTCCCTCCGCCCTTGA